The following is a genomic window from Candidatus Obscuribacterales bacterium.
CAAACATGGATATAATCCCGGATGCAGGTGCCATCTTCCGTGGGGTAATCCGTGCCAAAAATCGACAGAGATTCCCGTCGCCCTAGAGCAGTCATCAAGGCCAGGGGAATCAGATGGGTTTCAGGATTATGGTCTTCCCCTAAGCGCCCTTGGGGATCAGCACCGGCGGCATTGAAGTAGCGGAAGCAGATGGATTTAAGACCATAGGCGCTATCAAAATCCTTGAGAATGGTTTCCACCATCAGTTTGGTTTGCCCGTAGGCATTGATAGGAGCCTGGGGATGATCTTCCGGGATGGGGATTTGCTGGGGTACGCCATAGGTAGCGCAGGTGGATGAAAAGACTAGACGCTTGACACCCGCAGCCACCATGGCTTCTAACAGGGTCAAGGTGCCGCTGACGTTATTGCGGTAGTATTTTGCTGGATTGGTGGCCGACTCACCCACGTAGGCATAGGCAGCAAAGTGAATGACTGCGGCGACGGAGTAGTCTTGAAATACTTGATCTAAGAGGGAGCGATCGCTAATATCGCCCACAATTAAATCAACGTTTAAAACAGTTTCAACCAGATCTCGATGGCCGTAGACTAGATTATCTAAGACCACAACGTGGTAGCCAGCTTGCTTTAATTGGTCAACAGCATGGGAGCCAATATAGCCTGCTCCTCCAGTGACCAAAACAGTTGGTTTTTGTGGCTGCATAGTCATGTTCTAAAAGCTTCTCATGTTGAGTAAGGGCGT
Proteins encoded in this region:
- the galE gene encoding UDP-glucose 4-epimerase GalE, with product MQPQKPTVLVTGGAGYIGSHAVDQLKQAGYHVVVLDNLVYGHRDLVETVLNVDLIVGDISDRSLLDQVFQDYSVAAVIHFAAYAYVGESATNPAKYYRNNVSGTLTLLEAMVAAGVKRLVFSSTCATYGVPQQIPIPEDHPQAPINAYGQTKLMVETILKDFDSAYGLKSICFRYFNAAGADPQGRLGEDHNPETHLIPLALMTALGRRESLSIFGTDYPTEDGTCIRDYIHVCDLADAHILGLEHLLKGGDSDIFNLGNGGGFSVRQVIEATERVTGRPVPAVECDRRPGDPPALVGSGQKAAAVLGWAPKYPDLDDMIRHAWQWHQVRHGSLSSVS